One genomic segment of Homo sapiens chromosome 14, GRCh38.p14 Primary Assembly includes these proteins:
- the BEGAIN gene encoding brain-enriched guanylate kinase-associated protein isoform 4 (isoform 4 is encoded by transcript variant 8), producing MPSPSDCASAADMEKLRLRSPWVPLCLGQPRVLQGRLARSSPSIWDSALQEQKGELRKRLSYTTHKLEKLETEFDSTRHYLEIELRRAQEELEKVTEKLRRIQSNYMALQRINQELEDKLYRMGQHYEEEKRALSHEIVALNSHLLEAKVTIDKLSEDNELYRKDCNLAAQLLQCSQTYGRVHKVSELPSDFQERVSLHMEKHGCSLPSPLCHPAYADSVPTCVIAKVLEKPDPASLSSRLSDASARDLAFCDGVEKPGPRPPYKGDIYCSDTALYCPEERRRDRRPSVDAPVTDVGFLRAQNSTDSAAEEEEEAEAAAFPAGFQHEAFPSYAGSLPTSSSYSSFSATSEEKEHAQASTLTASQQAIYLNSRDELFDRKPPATTYEGSPRFAKATAAVAAPLEAEVAPGFGRTMSPYPAETFRFPASPGPQQALMPPNLWSLRAKPGTARLPGEDMRGQWRPLSVEDIGAYSYPVSAAGRASPCSFSERYYGGAGGSPGKKADGRASPLYASYKADSFSEGDDLSQGHLAEPCFLRAGGDLSLSPGRSADPLPGYAPSEGGDGDRLGVQLCGTASSPEPEQGSRDSLEPSSMEASPEMHPAARLSPQQAFPRTGGSGLSRKDSLTKAQLYGTLLN from the exons GCTGCGCAGCCCCTGGGTGCCCTTGTGCCTCGGGCAGCCCCGAGTACTGCAGGGCCGGCTGGCCAGGTCCTCGCCCTCCATCTGGGACAG CGCGCTGCAGGAGCAGAAGGGCGAGCTGCGCAAGCGGCTGTCCTACACCACACACAAGCTCGAGAAGCTCGAGACCGAGTTCGACTCCACGCGCCACTACCTGGAGATCGAGCTGCGGCGCGCGCAGGAGGAACTGGAGAAGGTCACGGAGAAGCTGCGCAG GATTCAGAGCAACTACATGGCACTGCAGAGGATCAACCAGGAGCTGGAGGACAAGCTGTACCGCATG GGCCAGCACTATGAGGAGGAGAAGCGTGCGCTGAGCCACGAGATTGTTGCCCTCAACAGCCATCTGCTAGAAGCCAAGGTGACCATCGACAAGCTGTCAGAGGACAAC GAGCTCTATAGGAAGGACTGCAATCTAGCGGCCCAGCTGCTGCAGTGCAGCCAGACCTACGGCAGGGTCCACAAGGTGTCTGAG CTGCCCTCGGATTTCCAGGAGCGCGTGAGCCTGCACATGGAGAAGCACGGCTGCAGCCTGCCATCCCCGCTCTGCCACCCGGCCTACGCCGACAGCGTCCCCACCTGCGTCATTGCCAAGGTGCTGGAGAAGCCGGACCCCGCCAGCCTGTCCTCCCGCCTGTCCGATGCCTCCGCCCGCGACCTGGCCTTCTGCGACGGGGTGGAGAAACCAGGCCCGCGGCCCCCCTACAAGGGAGACATCTACTGCAGTGACACAGCCCTCTACTGCCCGGAGGAGCGGCGGCGAGACCGGCGGCCTAGCGTGGACGCGCCCGTGACCGACGTGGGCTTCCTGCGGGCCCAGAACTCCACTGACAGCGCggccgaggaggaggaggaggccgaggcggcggcCTTCCCGGCGGGCTTCCAGCATGAGGCCTTCCCCAGCTACGCAGGCTCACTGCCCACGTCCAGCTCCTACTCCAGCTTCAGCGCCACGTCGGAGGAGAAGGAGCACGCGCAGGCCAGCACGCTGACCGCGTCGCAGCAGGCCATCTACCTGAACAGCCGCGACGAGCTCTTCGACCGCAAGCCACCCGCCACCACCTACGAGGGCAGCCCTCGCTTTGCCAAGGCCACGGCCGCGGTGGCGGCCCCGCTGGAGGCCGAAGTGGCCCCAGGCTTCGGGCGGACCATGTCACCGTACCCGGCCGAGACCTTCCGCTTCCCGGCCTCTCCGGGTCCCCAGCAGGCCCTGATGCCCCCAAACCTGTGGAGCCTGCGGGCCAAGCCGGGGACCGCCCGGCTCCCCGGGGAGGACATGAGGGGCCAGTGGCGTCCCCTGAGCGTGGAGGACATCGGCGCCTACTCCTACCCCGTGAGCGCTGCCGGCCGCGCCTCACCCTGCAGCTTCTCTGAACGCTACTACGGCGGGGCCGGGGGCAGCCCGGGCAAGAAGGCCGACGGCCGCGCCAGCCCGCTCTACGCCAGCTACAAGGCCGACAGCTTCTCCGAGGGGGACGACCTCTCCCAGGGCCACCTGGCAGAGCCCTGCTTCCTGCGGGCGGGCGGCGACCTGAGCCTCAGTCCCGGCCGCTCGGCTGACCCACTGCCCGGCTATGCACCCAGCGAGGGGGGGGACGGGGACAGGCTCGGGGTGCAGCTGTGTGGGACCGCCAGCAGCCCTGAGCCCGAGCAGGGTTCCAGGGACTCCTTGGAGCCGAGCTCCATGGAGGCCTCCCCGGAAATGCATCCtgccgcccgcctcagcccccagcAGGCCTTTCCGCGGACTGGTGGCTCGGGGCTGAGCCGCAAGGACAGCCTCACCAAGGCCCAGCTCTACGGAACCTTGCTCAACTGA
- the BEGAIN gene encoding brain-enriched guanylate kinase-associated protein isoform 2 (isoform 2 is encoded by transcript variant 6), whose protein sequence is MWTGGRRPGRLRRAASAADMEKLRLRSPWVPLCLGQPRVLQGRLARSSPSIWDSALQEQKGELRKRLSYTTHKLEKLETEFDSTRHYLEIELRRAQEELEKVTEKLRRIQSNYMALQRINQELEDKLYRMGQHYEEEKRALSHEIVALNSHLLEAKVTIDKLSEDNELYRKDCNLAAQLLQCSQTYGRVHKVSELPSDFQERVSLHMEKHGCSLPSPLCHPAYADSVPTCVIAKVLEKPDPASLSSRLSDASARDLAFCDGVEKPGPRPPYKGDIYCSDTALYCPEERRRDRRPSVDAPVTDVGFLRAQNSTDSAAEEEEEAEAAAFPAGFQHEAFPSYAGSLPTSSSYSSFSATSEEKEHAQASTLTASQQAIYLNSRDELFDRKPPATTYEGSPRFAKATAAVAAPLEAEVAPGFGRTMSPYPAETFRFPASPGPQQALMPPNLWSLRAKPGTARLPGEDMRGQWRPLSVEDIGAYSYPVSAAGRASPCSFSERYYGGAGGSPGKKADGRASPLYASYKADSFSEGDDLSQGHLAEPCFLRAGGDLSLSPGRSADPLPGYAPSEGGDGDRLGVQLCGTASSPEPEQGSRDSLEPSSMEASPEMHPAARLSPQQAFPRTGGSGLSRKDSLTKAQLYGTLLN, encoded by the exons GCTGCGCAGCCCCTGGGTGCCCTTGTGCCTCGGGCAGCCCCGAGTACTGCAGGGCCGGCTGGCCAGGTCCTCGCCCTCCATCTGGGACAG CGCGCTGCAGGAGCAGAAGGGCGAGCTGCGCAAGCGGCTGTCCTACACCACACACAAGCTCGAGAAGCTCGAGACCGAGTTCGACTCCACGCGCCACTACCTGGAGATCGAGCTGCGGCGCGCGCAGGAGGAACTGGAGAAGGTCACGGAGAAGCTGCGCAG GATTCAGAGCAACTACATGGCACTGCAGAGGATCAACCAGGAGCTGGAGGACAAGCTGTACCGCATG GGCCAGCACTATGAGGAGGAGAAGCGTGCGCTGAGCCACGAGATTGTTGCCCTCAACAGCCATCTGCTAGAAGCCAAGGTGACCATCGACAAGCTGTCAGAGGACAAC GAGCTCTATAGGAAGGACTGCAATCTAGCGGCCCAGCTGCTGCAGTGCAGCCAGACCTACGGCAGGGTCCACAAGGTGTCTGAG CTGCCCTCGGATTTCCAGGAGCGCGTGAGCCTGCACATGGAGAAGCACGGCTGCAGCCTGCCATCCCCGCTCTGCCACCCGGCCTACGCCGACAGCGTCCCCACCTGCGTCATTGCCAAGGTGCTGGAGAAGCCGGACCCCGCCAGCCTGTCCTCCCGCCTGTCCGATGCCTCCGCCCGCGACCTGGCCTTCTGCGACGGGGTGGAGAAACCAGGCCCGCGGCCCCCCTACAAGGGAGACATCTACTGCAGTGACACAGCCCTCTACTGCCCGGAGGAGCGGCGGCGAGACCGGCGGCCTAGCGTGGACGCGCCCGTGACCGACGTGGGCTTCCTGCGGGCCCAGAACTCCACTGACAGCGCggccgaggaggaggaggaggccgaggcggcggcCTTCCCGGCGGGCTTCCAGCATGAGGCCTTCCCCAGCTACGCAGGCTCACTGCCCACGTCCAGCTCCTACTCCAGCTTCAGCGCCACGTCGGAGGAGAAGGAGCACGCGCAGGCCAGCACGCTGACCGCGTCGCAGCAGGCCATCTACCTGAACAGCCGCGACGAGCTCTTCGACCGCAAGCCACCCGCCACCACCTACGAGGGCAGCCCTCGCTTTGCCAAGGCCACGGCCGCGGTGGCGGCCCCGCTGGAGGCCGAAGTGGCCCCAGGCTTCGGGCGGACCATGTCACCGTACCCGGCCGAGACCTTCCGCTTCCCGGCCTCTCCGGGTCCCCAGCAGGCCCTGATGCCCCCAAACCTGTGGAGCCTGCGGGCCAAGCCGGGGACCGCCCGGCTCCCCGGGGAGGACATGAGGGGCCAGTGGCGTCCCCTGAGCGTGGAGGACATCGGCGCCTACTCCTACCCCGTGAGCGCTGCCGGCCGCGCCTCACCCTGCAGCTTCTCTGAACGCTACTACGGCGGGGCCGGGGGCAGCCCGGGCAAGAAGGCCGACGGCCGCGCCAGCCCGCTCTACGCCAGCTACAAGGCCGACAGCTTCTCCGAGGGGGACGACCTCTCCCAGGGCCACCTGGCAGAGCCCTGCTTCCTGCGGGCGGGCGGCGACCTGAGCCTCAGTCCCGGCCGCTCGGCTGACCCACTGCCCGGCTATGCACCCAGCGAGGGGGGGGACGGGGACAGGCTCGGGGTGCAGCTGTGTGGGACCGCCAGCAGCCCTGAGCCCGAGCAGGGTTCCAGGGACTCCTTGGAGCCGAGCTCCATGGAGGCCTCCCCGGAAATGCATCCtgccgcccgcctcagcccccagcAGGCCTTTCCGCGGACTGGTGGCTCGGGGCTGAGCCGCAAGGACAGCCTCACCAAGGCCCAGCTCTACGGAACCTTGCTCAACTGA
- the BEGAIN gene encoding brain-enriched guanylate kinase-associated protein isoform X3 yields MPSPSDCASAADMEKLSALQEQKGELRKRLSYTTHKLEKLETEFDSTRHYLEIELRRAQEELEKVTEKLRRIQSNYMALQRINQELEDKLYRMGQHYEEEKRALSHEIVALNSHLLEAKVTIDKLSEDNLPSDFQERVSLHMEKHGCSLPSPLCHPAYADSVPTCVIAKVLEKPDPASLSSRLSDASARDLAFCDGVEKPGPRPPYKGDIYCSDTALYCPEERRRDRRPSVDAPVTDVGFLRAQNSTDSAAEEEEEAEAAAFPAGFQHEAFPSYAGSLPTSSSYSSFSATSEEKEHAQASTLTASQQAIYLNSRDELFDRKPPATTYEGSPRFAKATAAVAAPLEAEVAPGFGRTMSPYPAETFRFPASPGPQQALMPPNLWSLRAKPGTARLPGEDMRGQWRPLSVEDIGAYSYPVSAAGRASPCSFSERYYGGAGGSPGKKADGRASPLYASYKADSFSEGDDLSQGHLAEPCFLRAGGDLSLSPGRSADPLPGYAPSEGGDGDRLGVQLCGTASSPEPEQGSRDSLEPSSMEASPEMHPAARLSPQQAFPRTGGSGLSRKDSLTKAQLYGTLLN; encoded by the exons CGCGCTGCAGGAGCAGAAGGGCGAGCTGCGCAAGCGGCTGTCCTACACCACACACAAGCTCGAGAAGCTCGAGACCGAGTTCGACTCCACGCGCCACTACCTGGAGATCGAGCTGCGGCGCGCGCAGGAGGAACTGGAGAAGGTCACGGAGAAGCTGCGCAG GATTCAGAGCAACTACATGGCACTGCAGAGGATCAACCAGGAGCTGGAGGACAAGCTGTACCGCATG GGCCAGCACTATGAGGAGGAGAAGCGTGCGCTGAGCCACGAGATTGTTGCCCTCAACAGCCATCTGCTAGAAGCCAAGGTGACCATCGACAAGCTGTCAGAGGACAAC CTGCCCTCGGATTTCCAGGAGCGCGTGAGCCTGCACATGGAGAAGCACGGCTGCAGCCTGCCATCCCCGCTCTGCCACCCGGCCTACGCCGACAGCGTCCCCACCTGCGTCATTGCCAAGGTGCTGGAGAAGCCGGACCCCGCCAGCCTGTCCTCCCGCCTGTCCGATGCCTCCGCCCGCGACCTGGCCTTCTGCGACGGGGTGGAGAAACCAGGCCCGCGGCCCCCCTACAAGGGAGACATCTACTGCAGTGACACAGCCCTCTACTGCCCGGAGGAGCGGCGGCGAGACCGGCGGCCTAGCGTGGACGCGCCCGTGACCGACGTGGGCTTCCTGCGGGCCCAGAACTCCACTGACAGCGCggccgaggaggaggaggaggccgaggcggcggcCTTCCCGGCGGGCTTCCAGCATGAGGCCTTCCCCAGCTACGCAGGCTCACTGCCCACGTCCAGCTCCTACTCCAGCTTCAGCGCCACGTCGGAGGAGAAGGAGCACGCGCAGGCCAGCACGCTGACCGCGTCGCAGCAGGCCATCTACCTGAACAGCCGCGACGAGCTCTTCGACCGCAAGCCACCCGCCACCACCTACGAGGGCAGCCCTCGCTTTGCCAAGGCCACGGCCGCGGTGGCGGCCCCGCTGGAGGCCGAAGTGGCCCCAGGCTTCGGGCGGACCATGTCACCGTACCCGGCCGAGACCTTCCGCTTCCCGGCCTCTCCGGGTCCCCAGCAGGCCCTGATGCCCCCAAACCTGTGGAGCCTGCGGGCCAAGCCGGGGACCGCCCGGCTCCCCGGGGAGGACATGAGGGGCCAGTGGCGTCCCCTGAGCGTGGAGGACATCGGCGCCTACTCCTACCCCGTGAGCGCTGCCGGCCGCGCCTCACCCTGCAGCTTCTCTGAACGCTACTACGGCGGGGCCGGGGGCAGCCCGGGCAAGAAGGCCGACGGCCGCGCCAGCCCGCTCTACGCCAGCTACAAGGCCGACAGCTTCTCCGAGGGGGACGACCTCTCCCAGGGCCACCTGGCAGAGCCCTGCTTCCTGCGGGCGGGCGGCGACCTGAGCCTCAGTCCCGGCCGCTCGGCTGACCCACTGCCCGGCTATGCACCCAGCGAGGGGGGGGACGGGGACAGGCTCGGGGTGCAGCTGTGTGGGACCGCCAGCAGCCCTGAGCCCGAGCAGGGTTCCAGGGACTCCTTGGAGCCGAGCTCCATGGAGGCCTCCCCGGAAATGCATCCtgccgcccgcctcagcccccagcAGGCCTTTCCGCGGACTGGTGGCTCGGGGCTGAGCCGCAAGGACAGCCTCACCAAGGCCCAGCTCTACGGAACCTTGCTCAACTGA
- the BEGAIN gene encoding brain-enriched guanylate kinase-associated protein isoform 3 (isoform 3 is encoded by transcript variant 7), translating to MGSHQSSQASAADMEKLRLRSPWVPLCLGQPRVLQGRLARSSPSIWDSALQEQKGELRKRLSYTTHKLEKLETEFDSTRHYLEIELRRAQEELEKVTEKLRRIQSNYMALQRINQELEDKLYRMGQHYEEEKRALSHEIVALNSHLLEAKVTIDKLSEDNELYRKDCNLAAQLLQCSQTYGRVHKVSELPSDFQERVSLHMEKHGCSLPSPLCHPAYADSVPTCVIAKVLEKPDPASLSSRLSDASARDLAFCDGVEKPGPRPPYKGDIYCSDTALYCPEERRRDRRPSVDAPVTDVGFLRAQNSTDSAAEEEEEAEAAAFPAGFQHEAFPSYAGSLPTSSSYSSFSATSEEKEHAQASTLTASQQAIYLNSRDELFDRKPPATTYEGSPRFAKATAAVAAPLEAEVAPGFGRTMSPYPAETFRFPASPGPQQALMPPNLWSLRAKPGTARLPGEDMRGQWRPLSVEDIGAYSYPVSAAGRASPCSFSERYYGGAGGSPGKKADGRASPLYASYKADSFSEGDDLSQGHLAEPCFLRAGGDLSLSPGRSADPLPGYAPSEGGDGDRLGVQLCGTASSPEPEQGSRDSLEPSSMEASPEMHPAARLSPQQAFPRTGGSGLSRKDSLTKAQLYGTLLN from the exons GCTGCGCAGCCCCTGGGTGCCCTTGTGCCTCGGGCAGCCCCGAGTACTGCAGGGCCGGCTGGCCAGGTCCTCGCCCTCCATCTGGGACAG CGCGCTGCAGGAGCAGAAGGGCGAGCTGCGCAAGCGGCTGTCCTACACCACACACAAGCTCGAGAAGCTCGAGACCGAGTTCGACTCCACGCGCCACTACCTGGAGATCGAGCTGCGGCGCGCGCAGGAGGAACTGGAGAAGGTCACGGAGAAGCTGCGCAG GATTCAGAGCAACTACATGGCACTGCAGAGGATCAACCAGGAGCTGGAGGACAAGCTGTACCGCATG GGCCAGCACTATGAGGAGGAGAAGCGTGCGCTGAGCCACGAGATTGTTGCCCTCAACAGCCATCTGCTAGAAGCCAAGGTGACCATCGACAAGCTGTCAGAGGACAAC GAGCTCTATAGGAAGGACTGCAATCTAGCGGCCCAGCTGCTGCAGTGCAGCCAGACCTACGGCAGGGTCCACAAGGTGTCTGAG CTGCCCTCGGATTTCCAGGAGCGCGTGAGCCTGCACATGGAGAAGCACGGCTGCAGCCTGCCATCCCCGCTCTGCCACCCGGCCTACGCCGACAGCGTCCCCACCTGCGTCATTGCCAAGGTGCTGGAGAAGCCGGACCCCGCCAGCCTGTCCTCCCGCCTGTCCGATGCCTCCGCCCGCGACCTGGCCTTCTGCGACGGGGTGGAGAAACCAGGCCCGCGGCCCCCCTACAAGGGAGACATCTACTGCAGTGACACAGCCCTCTACTGCCCGGAGGAGCGGCGGCGAGACCGGCGGCCTAGCGTGGACGCGCCCGTGACCGACGTGGGCTTCCTGCGGGCCCAGAACTCCACTGACAGCGCggccgaggaggaggaggaggccgaggcggcggcCTTCCCGGCGGGCTTCCAGCATGAGGCCTTCCCCAGCTACGCAGGCTCACTGCCCACGTCCAGCTCCTACTCCAGCTTCAGCGCCACGTCGGAGGAGAAGGAGCACGCGCAGGCCAGCACGCTGACCGCGTCGCAGCAGGCCATCTACCTGAACAGCCGCGACGAGCTCTTCGACCGCAAGCCACCCGCCACCACCTACGAGGGCAGCCCTCGCTTTGCCAAGGCCACGGCCGCGGTGGCGGCCCCGCTGGAGGCCGAAGTGGCCCCAGGCTTCGGGCGGACCATGTCACCGTACCCGGCCGAGACCTTCCGCTTCCCGGCCTCTCCGGGTCCCCAGCAGGCCCTGATGCCCCCAAACCTGTGGAGCCTGCGGGCCAAGCCGGGGACCGCCCGGCTCCCCGGGGAGGACATGAGGGGCCAGTGGCGTCCCCTGAGCGTGGAGGACATCGGCGCCTACTCCTACCCCGTGAGCGCTGCCGGCCGCGCCTCACCCTGCAGCTTCTCTGAACGCTACTACGGCGGGGCCGGGGGCAGCCCGGGCAAGAAGGCCGACGGCCGCGCCAGCCCGCTCTACGCCAGCTACAAGGCCGACAGCTTCTCCGAGGGGGACGACCTCTCCCAGGGCCACCTGGCAGAGCCCTGCTTCCTGCGGGCGGGCGGCGACCTGAGCCTCAGTCCCGGCCGCTCGGCTGACCCACTGCCCGGCTATGCACCCAGCGAGGGGGGGGACGGGGACAGGCTCGGGGTGCAGCTGTGTGGGACCGCCAGCAGCCCTGAGCCCGAGCAGGGTTCCAGGGACTCCTTGGAGCCGAGCTCCATGGAGGCCTCCCCGGAAATGCATCCtgccgcccgcctcagcccccagcAGGCCTTTCCGCGGACTGGTGGCTCGGGGCTGAGCCGCAAGGACAGCCTCACCAAGGCCCAGCTCTACGGAACCTTGCTCAACTGA
- the BEGAIN gene encoding brain-enriched guanylate kinase-associated protein isoform 6 (isoform 6 is encoded by transcript variant 10) has translation MWTGGRRPGRLRRAASAADMEKLSALQEQKGELRKRLSYTTHKLEKLETEFDSTRHYLEIELRRAQEELEKVTEKLRRIQSNYMALQRINQELEDKLYRMGQHYEEEKRALSHEIVALNSHLLEAKVTIDKLSEDNELYRKDCNLAAQLLQCSQTYGRVHKVSELPSDFQERVSLHMEKHGCSLPSPLCHPAYADSVPTCVIAKVLEKPDPASLSSRLSDASARDLAFCDGVEKPGPRPPYKGDIYCSDTALYCPEERRRDRRPSVDAPVTDVGFLRAQNSTDSAAEEEEEAEAAAFPAGFQHEAFPSYAGSLPTSSSYSSFSATSEEKEHAQASTLTASQQAIYLNSRDELFDRKPPATTYEGSPRFAKATAAVAAPLEAEVAPGFGRTMSPYPAETFRFPASPGPQQALMPPNLWSLRAKPGTARLPGEDMRGQWRPLSVEDIGAYSYPVSAAGRASPCSFSERYYGGAGGSPGKKADGRASPLYASYKADSFSEGDDLSQGHLAEPCFLRAGGDLSLSPGRSADPLPGYAPSEGGDGDRLGVQLCGTASSPEPEQGSRDSLEPSSMEASPEMHPAARLSPQQAFPRTGGSGLSRKDSLTKAQLYGTLLN, from the exons CGCGCTGCAGGAGCAGAAGGGCGAGCTGCGCAAGCGGCTGTCCTACACCACACACAAGCTCGAGAAGCTCGAGACCGAGTTCGACTCCACGCGCCACTACCTGGAGATCGAGCTGCGGCGCGCGCAGGAGGAACTGGAGAAGGTCACGGAGAAGCTGCGCAG GATTCAGAGCAACTACATGGCACTGCAGAGGATCAACCAGGAGCTGGAGGACAAGCTGTACCGCATG GGCCAGCACTATGAGGAGGAGAAGCGTGCGCTGAGCCACGAGATTGTTGCCCTCAACAGCCATCTGCTAGAAGCCAAGGTGACCATCGACAAGCTGTCAGAGGACAAC GAGCTCTATAGGAAGGACTGCAATCTAGCGGCCCAGCTGCTGCAGTGCAGCCAGACCTACGGCAGGGTCCACAAGGTGTCTGAG CTGCCCTCGGATTTCCAGGAGCGCGTGAGCCTGCACATGGAGAAGCACGGCTGCAGCCTGCCATCCCCGCTCTGCCACCCGGCCTACGCCGACAGCGTCCCCACCTGCGTCATTGCCAAGGTGCTGGAGAAGCCGGACCCCGCCAGCCTGTCCTCCCGCCTGTCCGATGCCTCCGCCCGCGACCTGGCCTTCTGCGACGGGGTGGAGAAACCAGGCCCGCGGCCCCCCTACAAGGGAGACATCTACTGCAGTGACACAGCCCTCTACTGCCCGGAGGAGCGGCGGCGAGACCGGCGGCCTAGCGTGGACGCGCCCGTGACCGACGTGGGCTTCCTGCGGGCCCAGAACTCCACTGACAGCGCggccgaggaggaggaggaggccgaggcggcggcCTTCCCGGCGGGCTTCCAGCATGAGGCCTTCCCCAGCTACGCAGGCTCACTGCCCACGTCCAGCTCCTACTCCAGCTTCAGCGCCACGTCGGAGGAGAAGGAGCACGCGCAGGCCAGCACGCTGACCGCGTCGCAGCAGGCCATCTACCTGAACAGCCGCGACGAGCTCTTCGACCGCAAGCCACCCGCCACCACCTACGAGGGCAGCCCTCGCTTTGCCAAGGCCACGGCCGCGGTGGCGGCCCCGCTGGAGGCCGAAGTGGCCCCAGGCTTCGGGCGGACCATGTCACCGTACCCGGCCGAGACCTTCCGCTTCCCGGCCTCTCCGGGTCCCCAGCAGGCCCTGATGCCCCCAAACCTGTGGAGCCTGCGGGCCAAGCCGGGGACCGCCCGGCTCCCCGGGGAGGACATGAGGGGCCAGTGGCGTCCCCTGAGCGTGGAGGACATCGGCGCCTACTCCTACCCCGTGAGCGCTGCCGGCCGCGCCTCACCCTGCAGCTTCTCTGAACGCTACTACGGCGGGGCCGGGGGCAGCCCGGGCAAGAAGGCCGACGGCCGCGCCAGCCCGCTCTACGCCAGCTACAAGGCCGACAGCTTCTCCGAGGGGGACGACCTCTCCCAGGGCCACCTGGCAGAGCCCTGCTTCCTGCGGGCGGGCGGCGACCTGAGCCTCAGTCCCGGCCGCTCGGCTGACCCACTGCCCGGCTATGCACCCAGCGAGGGGGGGGACGGGGACAGGCTCGGGGTGCAGCTGTGTGGGACCGCCAGCAGCCCTGAGCCCGAGCAGGGTTCCAGGGACTCCTTGGAGCCGAGCTCCATGGAGGCCTCCCCGGAAATGCATCCtgccgcccgcctcagcccccagcAGGCCTTTCCGCGGACTGGTGGCTCGGGGCTGAGCCGCAAGGACAGCCTCACCAAGGCCCAGCTCTACGGAACCTTGCTCAACTGA